The Chryseolinea soli nucleotide sequence TTTGCAACGCACTGCCCGCACCGCTGGCCGCGGCCTTGAAGCGGGAGTCTGTTGCCGTCGTGTAGTCGGTGAGAATGCCGCCATAGCTCCAGCCGCCGATAGCAAGTTTGTCGGGGTCCGCATCGCCCGACTTTACGAGATAGTCCACACCGGCTAACAGATCGGCCACTTCTTTATTTCCCCAATCCCCAAAAATAGCACGCGAGAATGCATAGCCTTTGCCGTTGCTTCCGCGATAGTTGATGTTGGCTACGGCATAACCCTTTGCCGCGAGCACCTGATTTGTCATATCGAACTCATATTCGTCTTGCGCCACGGGGCCACCGTGGATCCACAACAGCAAGGGCAACTTCTGTCCTTTGGGTTTTCCATAGGGACGGAACAAAATTCCACCCACTTCCATGCCTTCCTTGTTTTTGAAGGTGAAGCCCTCGGCGGTGGCAAAGTGATGGGTCTTTACAAACGCTTCATTGTGATTGGTCAATGCTTTGAACGCGCCGTTCTCCAGCAGGTAAAGTTCCGGTGGACTCGCGGGCTCACTCATCAAGACCACCGACTTCGTGTCGGTGAAAGGAAGCACATCGGTGACGCTGTGTTGACCGGAGGTGCGCTTCGTATATTTTTTTGTGGCAACATCAAATTCCATCACATAACGCTCGCGGTCGTCTTCGATCAATGCGAAAATAGAATGACCGTTCTTAGACCATTGGGGATTGTTCACCGGACGGTCCAACGTCTTCGACAACAATATGGGCTCGCCACCGCCAACCGGAACGATCGCCAAGTGCGCTTCATCATAGGTGTCCCATTCGGGGGAGATCGATCGCAGATAAGCAATGTATTTTCCATCGGGACTCCACGCCGGCTTTTTATCGTAGTCTACCCAAGTGGTGAGCTGTCGCGGTTTTGCATGTGCCTTAGCCTCCACGATCCAGATGTCGGAGTTGAGGTTGCGGTCCGGGTCTTCCGTTCGGTTGCTGGTGTAGGCGATGTATTTGCTGTCGGGCGACCACACGGCATCCGACTGATCGAACTTACCCGACGTTAACGAATCGAGTTTCTTTGTAGCGACATCATACACATAGAGGTGTGTGTGAAGATGCTCGAGATAACCTCCTGGATCTTCCTTGAAATGATAGCGGTCGATCACGATCGGTTTGGCCGGCTTATCTTTCACGGTGTCTGCCTT carries:
- a CDS encoding alpha/beta hydrolase family protein — translated: MKSLSLIFLLSLSIMGSAQRLLHPSDVYHVKAVKDPHLSPDGKWVAYTVSTPDSARDTNDNNIWMVATDGSGAIQLTYTEEGESSPRFSPDGRWISFLSGREKAKDKSQLWLMDRRGGEAHQQTKFKASISDYEWSPDGKKILFLIQDEEKADTVKDKPAKPIVIDRYHFKEDPGGYLEHLHTHLYVYDVATKKLDSLTSGKFDQSDAVWSPDSKYIAYTSNRTEDPDRNLNSDIWIVEAKAHAKPRQLTTWVDYDKKPAWSPDGKYIAYLRSISPEWDTYDEAHLAIVPVGGGEPILLSKTLDRPVNNPQWSKNGHSIFALIEDDRERYVMEFDVATKKYTKRTSGQHSVTDVLPFTDTKSVVLMSEPASPPELYLLENGAFKALTNHNEAFVKTHHFATAEGFTFKNKEGMEVGGILFRPYGKPKGQKLPLLLWIHGGPVAQDEYEFDMTNQVLAAKGYAVANINYRGSNGKGYAFSRAIFGDWGNKEVADLLAGVDYLVKSGDADPDKLAIGGWSYGGILTDYTTATDSRFKAAASGAGSALQTSMYGTDQYVQQYEMELGVPWKNMEKWTKVSYPFWNAEKIKTPTLYMVGESDFNVPAAGSEQMYQALRSLNVPTQLIIYPKQHHGLRVPSYLKDRYDRYWKWFETYLK